Proteins found in one Mixophyes fleayi isolate aMixFle1 chromosome 8, aMixFle1.hap1, whole genome shotgun sequence genomic segment:
- the LOC142099161 gene encoding ATP-binding cassette sub-family D member 3, whose translation MGNLDNRIANADQLLTQDVERFCNSVVDLYSNLSKPFLDIVLYIFKLTSAIGAQGPASMMAYLLVSGLFLTRIRRPIGKMTITEQRYEGEYRYVNSRLITNSEEIAFYNGNRREKLTIHSAFNKLVEHLHNFILFRFSMGFVDSIIAKYLATVVGYLVVSRPFLTPNHPRHLSSSHAELLEDYYQSGRMLLRMSQALGRIVLAGREMTRLAGFTARITELMQVLKDLNQGKYERTMISQQQDKETEALPRIPLIPGSGRIINTDNIIKFDHVPLATPNGDILIRDLDFEVRSGTNVLVCGPNGCGKSSLFRVLGELWPLFGGCLTKPERGKLFYVPQRPYMTLGTLRDQVIYPDTQEDQKRKGISDKVLKEYLDNVQLGQILEREGGWDSVQDWMDVLSGGEKQRMAMARLFYHKPQFAILDECTSAVSVDVEGYIYSHCRKVGISLFTVSHRKSLWKHHEYYLHMDGRGNYDFKLITDDTIEFGS comes from the exons ATGGGAAACCTTGACAACCGGATAGCTAATGCTGACCAGCTGCTTACACAAGACGTGGAGAGGTTCTGTAACAGTGTGGTGGATTTATACTCCAACCTGAGCAAG CCATTTTTGGACATTGTCCTGTATATCTTCAAGTTGACAAGTGCAATTGGAGCTCAG GGTCCAGCGAGCATGATGGCTTATCTGCTTGTCTCAGGACTTTTCCTTACACGCATCAGGAGGCCTATTGGTAAGATGACCATTACCGAGCAGAGATATGAAGGCGAATACAGATATGTCAACTCACGGCTCATTACCAACAG tGAAGAAATTGCCTTTTACAATGGGAATAGAAGGGAAAAGCTGACCATTCACTCAGCTTTCAACAAGTTG GTGGAGCACTTGCATAATTTCATTTTGTTCCGGTTCTCCATGGGCTTTGTAGACAGCATTATTGCCAAAT ACCTTGCTACAGTCGTTGGTTATCTGGTTGTCAGCCGTCCATTCCTTACACCAAATCACCCACGGCATCTGAGCAGTTCGCATGCGGAGCTCCTGGAG GATTACTACCAGAGTGGAAGGATGTTACTGAGGATGTCACAAGCGCTGGGCAGGATTGTGCTAGCAGGACGTGAAATGACCAGGCTTGCAGG tttcacagccaGAATTACAGAATTGATGCAAGTGCTGAAGGATTTGAACCAAGGGAAATATGAACGCACTATGATTTCTCAACAACAGGACAAGG AAACAGAAGCTCTTCCCAGAATACCCTTAATACCTGGAAGTGGAAGAATTATCAATACTGACAACATCATTAA ATTTGATCACGTTCCTTTAGCAACACCAAATGGAGATATTCTCATCAGAGACCTCGACTTTGAG GTGAGGTCTGGCACCAATGTTCTCGTCTGTGGGCCCAATGGGTGTGGGAAGAGCTCCCTTTTCAGAGTATTAGGAGAG ttgTGGCCACTTTTCGGCGGATGTCTGACAAAACCTGAACGAGGAAAACTATTTTATGTCCCCCag AGACCGTATATGACTCTGGGGACATTACGGGACCAAGTCATCTATCCAGATACACAAGAAGACCAGAAGCGTAAAGGTATATCTGATAAG GTACTGAAGGAATACCTTGACAATGTCCAACTGGGGCAGATTCTGGAACGTGAGGGTGGCTGGGATAGTGTTCAGGATTGGATGGATGTCCTCAGCGGAGGAGAGAAGCAGCGTATGGCG ATGGCGCGCCTGTTTTACCACAAGCCTCAGTTTGCAATCTTGGACGAATGCACAAGCGCTGTTAGTGTGGATGTAGAAGGATACATTTACAGCCACTGTAGGAAG GTTGGAATATCCTTGTTCACCGTGTCACACAGAAAGTCCCTGTGGAAACACCATGAG tactatctccacatggatggcCGAGGCAACTATGACTTCAAGCTAATCACGGATGATACAATTGAATTTGGATCATAG